Part of the Acropora palmata chromosome 10, jaAcrPala1.3, whole genome shotgun sequence genome, ATGGTTCTTCGGCGTGCGTTCGCCGATTGCTTGCTGACCGAAGGTTTAAGCATGGAGATGAATCCGCAAGAGTGATCAAGGTCCAAGCATTTGGCAAGTTTTTGAATAGTGGGATGTGCCTCCATGTTGTCTGCGGAGAACGACTCACCTGTTGAAAGAGGATTATGTAACAGCTGTAAATCTTTCGCCTATTCGCTTAGATCAACACGGGAAACGCTCGACACTGTCCTGTTTACAATACGAAAATTCGTGTTTACCCACAGGCGCCCCAAGCTCACAACGCCATCTATATATTATCTAGTAAGAGAGTTTAATGGTGAAAAGagttaaaaattaagttaagttgaaaaactgaacgTCTTTCTCTCGCAATAAACTTTCCCCACCTCAAATATGttgttcacttttgttttgtgtcaATTCATTACCCATTGCCGATATAGTGAAATCGGTACTCGTTTATACACTCTCAAGCGCTTGAGAGTGTATAATCTGAAACTTCAAACATGGCCACAGCGTTGCAGTTCAGCACAGACCGATTCGGCTAATTCAATGTTGTAaccaattcaaatcctttgggaataaaacgttttgttccaAGCATTTCCACATCATTTAAATGTCAATGCTAAATTATAATGCAActgaaacacacaaagaaccTTGACCCCGAGAGATTTGAACTGGGAagaacattgagttagccgagtCGGTCTATTgggttttctttccttccGTCTTCTAGCTACACTGCTTGGGCGGAAGCTGTCCAATTGGGGTATTGTTGCTGGTGTGTATTATAGGTGGAGACGAGTGTTAATTTCGGTGAATTCAAGTAGAACTTGACATCTGCATTTACGCTGGTTATTTATATTATAGAGAAGTGCTTGGATGGAATTTGATAGTCTGGGTGAAATGAGTCCTGGCGTTTCAACATCCTGAGCGGAAGCTATCTTCAAAGTCATGTGACGAATGTAGTGATGCTCTGGTCTGCATTGtgaaatgcaccaatcaccACTCACCATTCTCACCACCAATCACAATGCATTTCATTCAGACGATCATTTCCCATCCAAGTATGTAACTCCTGGgttgaaaccattttctattttatagAGAAGTGCATGGCTGTTCTTTTACTTACCGTATTTACAGTCGAGAGGGAAAGGAACATATACGACTTCACCTTCTGTGTGGACGCCGTGAGCCTGCAAAGCAGAAAATGAgatattgaaagaaaaacgaaaaaataacTGCATGGATGACCAGATGGGAACACCCAAATCCGTACTCCTTGAGGACTTTAGCTGGCTCAGTGGTAaaagaccactttcataaatgaaCAGGCTTCAGTAATGGGTTGCACATCCGTTTACTACGAGTGTcaacaaaaacagaagaaaacagtGCAATTTAAGTCATCATTTTGCTCATTCGTGACCAGGCCAGGTCTTGACAAAAGGCACCTGGCTTGGTCCATGGGGATGACTTGATTTGTAAGCGTGTCCGTGTCTTGAGTTTTTGAATAAAGAAATTCCCGATTTTGAAGGGTGTCTCAAATTGAAATCCTATGGTTTTGGGCAAGTTTTATAAAAGATAGAGAGTCAAAGAAACGCTTTtattagtttttcttttgttttgttttgttttgtttttttaatttaatatatttCAGTTTTGCACTATTATTCCAGCATAATGCTTGATTCTTTGGCCTCACTATTATGCTCAAAACTATGCCGGTATAATGTGTACAACCCTGGAGGTCATCAATCGCACCTTTCAACTATCCGATCACTGTATCTCGGTTAAGTTTCAGCGGTCGATCTCGGCCTGACTAAGTTCTTTCACTGGCACTTCTGTTTCCCCACTCAAGACTGAAAAATCATGGATCTGGCCAAGAGAGGGCGAGATCGTAATTGGCAGAAAGAGCTCATGTTTGCAGTTGCCATTCTATTTTAAAGCCAAATTGATGATGGCGTATTCGACTAACAACACCATTGTTTGGGTTTTTGTGATCCCTGTTTGTGCTCACCTGTACAAGAACAGCCGAATGAGACAGTGCATCGTTTAGAGTGATCAAAACGTTCGAGACAGAAACAATGCCTGGATCGTGGCCCCACGTAGTTATCATCAGCCTTTCATAATCCTAAAACACAGCAAATCAATGCACTCGCATCATTATCAAATATAGTAGAAGCGCAATACACCCTTCTCACGCTGCCGCAGCAGCCATTTTGGATCTGAAACGAGGTTGCACGGGCGACAAAATTGCCAAGATGGCGCACGACCACTGCTGCATACCTCTCTGTAACAATGACAAACTTTACGAGAGTGGTAAAGATCAACATGGATTAACATTCAGTGCTGCCTTCTCAAGTTGTCACCTAACCTCAAATATGGACATTTCAGGTTGTCGTTTTGCCGAGGAGGGCACGAAATTgaaaagtgcgtgccgcaagTGCATCACGCTtacttttcttcattcaaccaatcatattcttAGTTTGCTGGCTTGTAGTTGCCGTTACAGATTTCCACCGGGAGAAAATCGCAAGGTTAATGCTTCGCGCGAAAATTCACCCTATTTTCGTGACATGCTAACAATTCCGGCCTTTCAATCTTATAAGGAAGGAACAGACCTAATCggaactcaatgttgtacccaattcaaatctgccagggttaagattctttgtgtattGTAATTGCATTATAACGtcgcattcacatttaaatgtaCAACATTGGGTTAGCTGATTTAGTCTCTTCAACGTTGGCCATCACACGATTCGATCAGTGAAGAAGCAAAATTtcggcaaaacaaaacattttcccaAGAATACTCCTTCCTTACCTCAAAAATCTTGGGTAGCCATCTCAGTCGAGTTCCCTTGACCAAGAGAAGGGAGGGTGGTCCACTTTTCAGTTGATCGTATATGAAGAGTTTAAACCACACTGAGTTCACCTCAGGAACCGCTGGACCAAAGTGAGGCGGGCAACAACTCGTAATCGGACGAATCTCATGACTTAGAGGAGCCATGGATACCAACAAACTAAAATGTAAAGATCAGCAAAGTCATACTCACAACACTATAATAAGACGTGGCCACTCTCTCAAGGGAACATTTTTTCTTCCGAGGTAGGATGGAATGGTAAACGTGAAATCTTCATCAAAAACAGCCTTAGAAATTGCTCGCACATTAAGGAAACCCAGAGTTCCTGAAGGCATTACTCTGTACAAGTACTCTTCATTACCGAACGTAATTGTATAACTCTTAACACATTTTCCCTGGAGATTGGCCGCGGAGTGTCTTGTCCGTATTGGTACACTCAGTGCAATCTGGAGAAAAGTATTTTCGGAAAAGCTTCGCAACTTCCCTGCGTTTCCCCGGTTTTTCGCGCCATTTTGGTGTCCAATCAACTTCAAATGACAAGTCTGTAAGTATCCCCCCCACCTGTACGATAAGAAAAGCGTTTTATTCGCGCTTGGAGCCTTCACGtgcattttcccgcgcttgacACAGATCGAACGCACTTGTTTCCAGCACTGACTGTCCATTTCTGTTGTGATTTATTTAAGAGGAACCTTCTCATGGACATGACgaccattttgaatttcacgGACTCGTCTAATAGCAAAAATTAGTACAAGAATGTACTTCTGCTCTGAATATATTTTAAGAGGCTGGCAATTGACAAAAGCGCAGTAATTAAAGTGGAAATCctcaaatttccaaaaatattgagaCTATAAGGTATGCAAACAATTATTCAAGGTGGCAGGCTTCAAAAAAACTTCAATAAAGGATTTCCGAAATGTCATGCACCTGTAATTCTTTTGAAGGACTCGACCACAAGCTGCAGAATCCAGACTGTTAAGACTTTCAACTCGCAGAAGATCTAtggagaaataaaaaaattgagtcTCGTTATATAAAAGTGGCCTACTACGTAGCCTGTACTATGACCACTGGGGGTTTAGAACCCCTGCGGAGTCTTGGTCTAGGGGTATAAATTGATAACTCACCCAAGCCCTTTGCAGGAACCTGGTCAATCTTCGCTCCAAGGTCCCTGTTGTACCTCAGGAACATTATGGCGTCTCTCAAGGTAATGGCATGATCAAAATATCTCTGTGCTTCTCCTTCTGCTACGCTGTCCACCTACGCACATGTAAACACAAAGACAGCTTAACGTTTCTCGCCGAGAAGGTCCACCCCATGTTGCATATTTGATTAAcattcgcttcatttttttctttagtgtttttgacattttaaaaattagttCAAACAAAAGCGTTACCTTTTCGAGTTCACTAAGAAAGCTGTCCAGAGATTCGTCTGTCAGCTTTCCAACTTCAAACATTGTGACTGCATGACTTTTTAAACCCTAAGAGGGAAAGTACAACATTTTAGATATATTGGGTCAAGAACGCCATCTAGAATGATTCATGAGCAAAGACTGACTTATTTTGCGTTTTGTTGTTAACCCCAAGACTTGTGTTGTTTATAAAGGTTGAAAGAAACCTTACACAACGAGTTCGGTTaaaaatgcaccaatcacagGTCCTGAaaaccaaccaatcacagtagTGTACCCTGATTCATACGTGAAGTGGAATCCCCGTGACGCAAAAGACATTGAAGCTCGAATAATGACGATAAGGAAGGAATTTGCAACCGCTTATCTTACCGGTGATAGATTGCCCATCATAAGAAACGCAGTTAGCGTGGAGTCAAACAAAAAGGCAATTTTCTTTGATGTCCCACCTAGAGTGCCTTCCGCTGCAAAAATAATGTCAACAACATTCTATAAAGTCCCTTGTTAATAGCAAACATTTCTAGGTATGTCCGGGCAACGTCCCTTAACCAGGAAACACACCGGCGCAAGATCTGAATTCGAGGAGGAGCACACGCCCTTCCTAGCGTCCAGATTTCATTCGACCATTTTTCCGAGCGCCTACGTTTCTTGACTGACAAAGACAGAGTAAAGTTACAGGCAAACGACATTACAGAGGActgacgctcgaaacgccCGCTTTGTTATACTTCACCataatcaactcgtttgactTACCACATTTTCGGGGTTGTCTAGACTTCGTTTAACTTACAGTCTTTCTTTCGATTAATTAGTGCGCTAGGCTGTACAAAACCTTCACAAttgctttttattattacCTGGCGTTGATATTTCACCATTCGTTTCCTGTGACTCATTTGACACACTGTCAGACGATATCAATGAGTTTGCTTTTTGCGGGGGGTTAATCAGATCTAATGTTagaagattttctttgctacTGCATCTGAAGGGGAAAAAAAGGCAAGTAAACTAATTAGGCACAAAAGGGAGGTACAACAATTGCTCTGAAACTAGGAAAAAGGTACAGTCATTCTTCACAAATTTCGCATCACTAACATTAACTCGTCCTCTCCCGAGAAAATAGCACTGAAGTTTGAGAATTTAGAGTCTGATATACCAGATTGAATGATGAAACTTTGGCTCAAAACGATTCGAAAATCGAAGAATTTACTAGGTGTTGTAAATTCCATACTATTTCATGATGATTTTCCTGCTTATACAAATCCTTTTGATCAACTCCCTCCTGAAAATAGTCCGAGAAAATTGTTTCATCGAATTGCTGACCTCAGACTCCTAACAACACGTGAATTCAATCCGAACTTTTTCGTTCCTTGACTGAGAATGTTACAGAGTCTTATCTGAGACTCGGAACCATTCCTACTCGTTTACAAGAATGGGTTCATTTGAGGTTTTTTCGTCTGATCATTTGATGCAATTTAACGAGGTTAGCAATTGTGGGTCGGCGGTGAAATTATATCACATGCATGCCAAAATCCCACGCGTCTTTATAATTTGTGATGTTTGTATGAAAAGTGTTTTTCGTTGATTCTAGCTGTGTCTGCTTCCCTCTACCGCCACGCCAGGGCTCACGGCTGGGCTGCTAGGATCTGCCAGCCATGGGAACGATCTCCGTCTACGAAATGGTTGCCAATAGAGGAAGTTCCTAGATGTCCTTAGACACCCTACGCCTACATTGCAGTTATTGATGGCTGTTGTAACTCATTATCATTTTGTAAGGCGTTTAAATGGGACAGGTGGCTCAGTTCAACAAGTCCTTTTAATTCTTGGAAACCAAAGAACAAACCGTCCTCTGAGAAGGCGAAATTCTCGTGAAATTCTCCGaatgaacacaaaacaaaatgtcctCCATCGCCCCAAAATTCTTACCCTCTAATGGCTAAGCTGATCATTTTTTCTGTCCAAGAGTGATGCAATTGCGACTCGTCAATTTCTACTCCTTTCTTGTGGGCAAACCCTAATCGAATATACACCGATACTGCATtctgaaaaagaggaaaattgaGGAAAACGTGATATAATAAGGAGAGTCTGGTTTAAACACGAATACTTGTGGGTGCAAGTCGTTTCGCGAACGCGTCATTACGCCTACGCTGCCTTAGCTAACGTCCTTAAGACGTTTCATTAAGGCATTCGGTCGGTTGGCCAATGTCTAAAACTCATTTCGTTAACGTATTTCGCTAGTTCTCGTTAAATAGGCTACATGTAATAAATCAGTTTTATTGAGACATAAAGAACAAGGAGGATCAACACATCTGCGAAAAGAATGACGCCAGAAACTTGTGTCAGCGAAACGACCAAGGAGATGAGCGAAGGGACTTAATTTTACTAAGTCATTAGCAGatggcaaaaaacaaacaaaatattgataCTGCACTTTGAATTCCCAGCAAACAAATCTTTGATTGCTTCTTTCATGACGAAGAACTTGCAAAACATAAGAATGCTGAAGACATCTTACCTTTACTAACTGCAAATCGATCTGTAAGACATTTGCTAACTGGAAATTTAATGGAGTAGATATTTCTGTTAGTatgagtaataataattacaactGACAAACGAATGCAAAGACATTCTtcgaaaacaatttctttttctcgaCAAACGCGAGTTTATCCCATATCTTAAaccaagaaaatcaaacagtGTCTGATATTACAGATAATCATAAAGATCGACCCTTGAGGGTTTTTCTGTTGTGCTTAATTATAAAATTTCAGGGAGCCATATGTGTTAGATGAAATAAGAATGGGAGATCTTTATTGGCATTTAGAATGGCAATCCATTGTAAAAGTCCATACTTTATACAGATGGGACGAGAATATTTTTTCctacttgtgaaatgaaacataCATTTTAATCAGTAGAGATCCgtatcaaaagttaaagaATACTAATTAGTTGAGTAGGAGTCTgcatcaaaagttaatacaactaaaaattattaataattcattacCCAGTTGATTTGTATAAGGGTTTTTTTACaggtgcacatgtgactcaaatactgcctattgattggtcagaacttaatgaattattaattaattttacaaaatatttcttcatgaaagatgtgttatatgaagtgcggtgttttgaaatcaaatgaagatatgatcctcgcacttactggacaatttaagcaattgtctcatgaacctgaaaaattcaggtgactcaacgggattcgaacccatgacctctgcgagtcacctgaatttttcaggttcatgagacaattgcttaaattgtccagtaagtgcgaggatcatatcttcatttgatattTCTTCATGTTCAACTGACAAATGATAGAAGTTTTCCAATGGTAACACTTCTTTTTTTAGGCATCACAGTGTCTGAACACCCTTAGCCAACACAGAGAGGCACAACAGCAACTAAAATTATAGCCAAACATAATGCAGTCACTGGCACAGgctcaaatttttcaaaataaaacaaaaaaaccaagaaaccCAAACTCACCTCAGCAATGTTTGTATGTTCATCtattgaaacaaatattttgtacAGCAGAGTTTCAAAATAATCCCCCAAAACTCTGTTCATCACAAAATTTTCCAGGGGTGGAACTGCAAAAGACAACATTTGTGAAGTCAGAAACGTTTTCGGTAAATGAATTTTAGAAAAGACTGAAAACTTTGTGATCTGACAAGTTTGCAATTTGGTACAAAGAAGGTTCCAAGCAAAGTAAAGGGaatataaagagaaaaatgagaaGTTTTCAACcgaaaaaataggaaaattggaaaatttgcaaaaattctGAAGAAAATAGGACTTTTTTTATGGTCCTGAAATAAACACTGGACTGGAACCAGTTGGTAGACACTCTGAAAACCTCCAAAATCAATCAATTTACAAGTGCATGCTCCTTAAAGGACATGATTTGAAACAATGACAACTGGGTTCCTTATATTCTGAATAAAATCATAACAAGAGTGTCGAGCAAGTCAAAGGTTAATTGTTGAAACTTTTGACCAAGAGGTGATTTAAAGAGTTCAAGTATTGTTTCACTAAAATGAAGAACTGTCCATGAACTGAGAAAATGGAGGAAATGGGAGGTTTTCTGAggaccctaaccctaaaataGGAAACACCAAGAAAACAGGGTAAATATGAGGAGGGAAAGGAACTTAAAACCTTGCAATGCAAATCTTATCCTACTATCACCAGAGGATCATACTCCACCAATGTATATCTGATTGCATTCTGCTTACCTACTATATAATCGTCATCAGCAATTGGTACATCAATGTAAATAAGACCCTTGTTGTACAAACCTGTCGATTAGCAAATGATGCAAACATTTATAAACAGAAGAAATGATTCCCATCAGAAAAGACTCTACGCTTTATTTACTTCCAATCTGAAACTCTACATTTGTCAAAAAGATTTTAAGTGCATGGTGAATTTGGCATGGAGGATGGCAAGACTTTAAGAAGAGGGGAAATTCATTTGTGGCACTCGAGTTTTGATTTCATTCCTGTGCTCCCATTAGATTTCTCCTTTCAGTTCAATCTGATTAAAAATTTGTCATAAATATAACAGTCTCAATGCTTTCTTCTATGGCTTTCAATCTGGATATGATTACCTTGTACAACCTTGAGGTCCATGACACTTGCTTGCAAAGGGCCCTTGTCTATAACTTTATCAATAGCTTGATGTTCGGCATTGGAACACATctaaatacaaatgaaaatCATTACTTCGTAATTTTTCTCCTAAGTTGATCCCATTTATCATAAATTCATACCACACTTACCCTTATGTCATCTTCTGTCACATAACCAATTTGCACCATCCACCATGGCTCAAGGACTTTCAAAGCAGCAGGTTTGCTTGGCAACAGATCTCTGATTGGCTTCTTTCGGAAGAATTTctacaaagagaaagaagagaGCACAAACCAAACTAAAATCAATGCAATGGAACCCCAACATTCGAAAACATATCTCAGAAGAAAGACAAAGGCTCGAAACTCCTCTaccaaatttttttgcattcactgtcaaaacaaaaccagtGGATACAAACTAgcacatttttttcaacaatagTTACCTCGTAAAtgacataattttattctctaCTGTACTGTGTGAAAATTAAAGAGTTCATTGTAAAATATACTGCAAAGGTCTGACATTAATAACTCTTCTGTGCAGGACAACTGAACACGAAAATGCTTTACTGAAATTAAGTAGTTACACTGTTATGAAATATCTCCACCGAAATTGAACATAAAAACTAACCCAATTATCGTAATATCGTCAATAACTGCACTCATAACATTCCACCTTACATGACGGGAagtaatgcaatttttttagtgATATCCACCTAGCTGGCAGGAGTCAAACCTCTGAACTTTCAATAAGTAATTTCAAGGCATTAAACTAAGGTCATGTGACAAAAACATAACAGTCTCAATGGGATTTAGTTAGGTATGCCCTTGATTATGGGTTTACAATGCATACATATTATCATCAACATACCTTAGATGATCTACAGGTATTCATCAACTCAATGTACTGATTCCTACCAATTGCCAAAAGTCGTAaacctaaaa contains:
- the LOC141894468 gene encoding protein FAM91A1-like, with protein sequence MARSTLNADVEFHILHNYPWAKLPSNIKQSLFNSQKEWEKCVFDYSVRNQLRYRGNIVRHVRRDERKYYEDLLQYSKQHLMLFPYHLSDVIVKGLRITPFSYYRNIMENNMSNERSYDSLPNFTAADCLRLLAIGRNQYIELMNTCRSSKKFFRKKPIRDLLPSKPAALKVLEPWWMVQIGYVTEDDIRMCSNAEHQAIDKVIDKGPLQASVMDLKVVQGLYNKGLIYIDVPIADDDYIVVPPLENFVMNRVLGDYFETLLYKIFVSIDEHTNIAELANVLQIDLQLVKNAVSVYIRLGFAHKKGVEIDESQLHHSWTEKMISLAIRGCSSKENLLTLDLINPPQKANSLISSDSVSNESQETNGEISTPAEGTLGGTSKKIAFLFDSTLTAFLMMGNLSPGLKSHAVTMFEVGKLTDESLDSFLSELEKVDSVAEGEAQRYFDHAITLRDAIMFLRYNRDLGAKIDQVPAKGLDLLRVESLNSLDSAACGRVLQKNYSLLVSMAPLSHEIRPITSCCPPHFGPAVPEVNSVWFKLFIYDQLKSGPPSLLLVKGTRLRWLPKIFEDYERLMITTWGHDPGIVSVSNVLITLNDALSHSAVLVQAHGVHTEGEVVYVPFPLDCKYGESFSADNMEAHPTIQKLAKCLDLDHSCGFISMLKPSVSKQSANARRRTISANFGMPSSRMNDAESLSPLIVVNDAESGTDSASDEQNDVDAAVDDMVMAGSEKKEADQWIPLDVYYGLPLFDGDLSKQVYQKIASKGLCREESLKSLVHSSRKLTLRLLDFISKHQDSTLFQESANDVNSALSQGLGSSAPVIPYPTRNLCFYDGTLEVWDRR